Proteins encoded in a region of the Azospirillum thiophilum genome:
- a CDS encoding amidohydrolase family protein has product MRNAQSFDVFDLHHHVGSLDIVGKGPQCAGDMVADADKRIAFMDRHGIAQALLMPSNGYQAPDGIADTRRVNDRVAEYRDRWSARFPAALGTVSPLEGDAALDEIDRCVEVLQMKGIVWHHRFQGCAIDHPRMDALLERVRHHGVPAFIHIIGDSKLESPWKLEVLAERFPDVRFVALDAFSSPDFAHWMPHIARRHPNIVFDTGVMVPVSHMIETFVRSAGAHRLLLGTDFYSSPKLFSSPFPLTEILASDLPDEECALILGGNARLLLGLA; this is encoded by the coding sequence ATGCGTAACGCCCAATCCTTCGACGTCTTCGATCTGCACCACCATGTCGGCTCGCTCGACATCGTCGGCAAGGGGCCGCAGTGCGCCGGTGACATGGTGGCCGACGCCGACAAGCGGATCGCCTTCATGGACCGCCACGGCATCGCCCAGGCTTTGCTGATGCCGTCCAACGGCTACCAGGCGCCCGACGGCATCGCCGACACCCGCCGGGTGAACGACAGGGTGGCGGAGTACCGCGACCGCTGGAGCGCCCGGTTCCCGGCGGCGCTCGGCACCGTCTCGCCGCTGGAGGGGGACGCGGCGCTGGACGAGATCGACCGCTGCGTCGAGGTGCTGCAGATGAAGGGCATCGTCTGGCACCATCGCTTCCAGGGCTGCGCCATCGACCATCCGCGGATGGACGCCCTGCTGGAGCGGGTGCGGCACCATGGCGTGCCGGCCTTCATCCACATCATCGGCGACTCCAAGCTGGAATCGCCCTGGAAGCTGGAGGTGCTGGCGGAGCGTTTTCCGGATGTCCGCTTCGTGGCGCTGGACGCCTTCTCCTCGCCCGACTTCGCCCACTGGATGCCGCACATCGCGCGCAGGCACCCCAACATCGTCTTCGATACCGGGGTGATGGTTCCGGTGTCGCACATGATCGAGACCTTCGTCCGGAGCGCCGGGGCGCACCGTCTGCTGCTGGGCACCGATTTCTATTCGTCGCCCAAGCTGTTCAGTTCGCCCTTTCCGTTGACCGAAATCCTGGCCTCCGACCTGCCGGACGAGGAGTGCGCGCTGATCCTGGGCGGCAATGCCAGACTCCTGCTGGGGCTCGCCTGA
- a CDS encoding ABC transporter permease yields the protein MSATSSAAPPSSNTAPVTTTVRLRTAGRALFIRLGVLPFFLAAALIVFGLASDRFLTADNLINVARQSVYLVLVSMGQMMVLITGGFDLAVGATVALTSVVSALVMAGLGTAFPDMPVLAIACGALAGFAVAGLVGLVNGTGVAVFGVSPFIMTLGVSSVAAGGSLFLTGGVPVSGLPPQFADMFGFGRWLGIPVPVMVAAVAIAAAWIVMTRTRTGAHLYAVGGNIKAAKLSAINTRRTLVVAYVLCALIAALTGLLLTARVESGEANLGGTIALESIAACVIAGVSLRGGIGRVETVVLGAFFIVLVQNGMNLAQIGSYLQMVLLGGLLILAVIFDQLRYRMMMGA from the coding sequence ATGAGCGCCACCTCCTCCGCCGCTCCCCCATCCTCCAACACAGCGCCGGTCACCACCACCGTCCGGCTGCGGACGGCAGGACGGGCGCTGTTCATCCGCCTGGGCGTGCTGCCCTTCTTCCTGGCAGCGGCGCTGATCGTCTTCGGGCTGGCGTCCGACCGCTTCCTGACCGCGGACAACCTGATCAATGTCGCCCGGCAGTCGGTCTATCTGGTGCTGGTGTCGATGGGCCAGATGATGGTGCTGATCACCGGCGGATTCGATCTGGCGGTCGGGGCGACCGTCGCCCTCACGTCCGTCGTGTCGGCGCTGGTGATGGCGGGGCTCGGCACGGCCTTTCCCGACATGCCGGTCCTGGCGATCGCCTGCGGCGCACTGGCCGGCTTCGCGGTCGCCGGGCTGGTCGGGCTGGTGAACGGCACCGGCGTCGCCGTCTTCGGCGTGTCCCCCTTCATCATGACGCTGGGCGTCAGTTCGGTGGCGGCCGGCGGCTCGCTGTTCCTGACCGGCGGCGTCCCGGTGTCCGGCCTGCCGCCGCAATTCGCCGACATGTTCGGCTTCGGCCGTTGGCTCGGCATTCCGGTGCCGGTCATGGTCGCCGCGGTTGCGATCGCCGCCGCCTGGATCGTCATGACGCGCACCCGGACCGGCGCCCATCTCTATGCCGTGGGCGGCAACATCAAGGCCGCCAAGCTGTCGGCGATCAACACCCGGCGCACCCTGGTCGTCGCCTATGTCCTGTGCGCCCTGATCGCGGCGCTGACCGGGCTGCTGCTGACCGCCCGCGTGGAATCGGGGGAAGCCAACCTGGGCGGAACCATTGCGCTGGAATCCATCGCCGCATGCGTGATCGCCGGCGTGTCCCTGCGCGGCGGCATCGGCCGGGTGGAAACCGTGGTTCTGGGCGCCTTCTTCATCGTGCTGGTGCAGAATGGGATGAATCTGGCGCAGATCGGCTCCTATCTGCAGATGGTCCTGCTCGGGGGCCTGCTGATCCTCGCGGTGATCTTCGACCAGCTCCGCTATCGCATGATGATGGGCGCATGA
- a CDS encoding sugar ABC transporter ATP-binding protein — MPPPMLPPVLIRTVALTKRYPGVTALDRIDFDLRAGEVHVLFGENGAGKSTLISLLAGVSPPTDGEILVRGNHARFTGVADARAAGISAVFQEFSLVPTLTVAENLFLGDEPRTGPFLDRKAMRRKAAALFADLDFAIDPKRLVATMSRAEQQMVEIAKALHGEVGILILDEPTASLTDREVDHLFAVIARMKARGVGIVYISHRMQEFARIADRVTVLRDGRRIGTVAMADTSEAALLEMMAGRAIAEVYPSITRNPGPALLRVEGLHAWGVHGIDLEVRPGEVLGVAGLVGSGKSRSFRALMGLLPIHSGRVTLHGADVTGADTGDLMRAGACYVPPDRKNEGLQLAFSTRENLAQGELAGAESRFGLLPWRRIRRRCEATAERVELPVSYRGRAVAQLSGGNQQKALFGRALGRDYDLYILDEPTVGVDMGARAAIYRLIRELAEAGKAVVVISSDLPEVMNLAHRLLVFAHGRIAAELEGDAITEAAILAHFFDPVPSASTPAFTLDEARLPA; from the coding sequence ATGCCCCCGCCAATGCTCCCGCCCGTCCTGATCCGGACGGTCGCCCTGACCAAGCGCTATCCCGGCGTCACCGCCCTCGACCGGATCGATTTCGACCTGCGTGCGGGCGAGGTGCATGTGCTGTTCGGGGAGAATGGTGCCGGCAAATCGACCCTGATCTCGCTGCTGGCCGGCGTGTCCCCCCCGACGGACGGCGAGATCCTGGTGCGCGGCAACCACGCCCGCTTCACCGGCGTCGCCGATGCCCGCGCCGCCGGCATCTCCGCCGTCTTCCAGGAGTTCTCGCTGGTTCCGACCCTGACGGTAGCGGAAAACCTGTTCCTCGGCGACGAGCCGCGCACCGGCCCCTTCCTCGACCGCAAGGCGATGCGACGCAAGGCCGCCGCGCTGTTCGCCGACCTCGACTTCGCCATCGACCCGAAGCGTCTGGTCGCCACAATGAGCCGTGCCGAGCAGCAGATGGTCGAGATCGCCAAGGCCCTGCACGGCGAGGTCGGCATCCTGATCCTCGACGAGCCGACGGCGTCGCTCACCGATCGCGAGGTCGACCATCTGTTCGCCGTCATCGCCCGCATGAAGGCGCGCGGCGTCGGGATCGTCTACATCTCGCACCGGATGCAGGAGTTCGCCCGCATCGCCGACCGCGTCACCGTCCTGCGCGACGGCCGACGGATCGGGACCGTGGCGATGGCCGACACCAGCGAGGCGGCCCTGCTGGAGATGATGGCCGGCCGCGCCATCGCCGAAGTGTATCCGTCGATCACCCGCAATCCCGGCCCCGCCCTGCTGAGGGTCGAGGGCCTGCATGCCTGGGGCGTCCACGGCATCGACCTGGAGGTTCGTCCCGGCGAGGTGCTGGGCGTGGCCGGGCTGGTCGGGTCCGGCAAGTCGCGCAGCTTCCGCGCACTGATGGGGCTGCTGCCGATCCATAGCGGACGGGTGACGCTGCATGGAGCCGACGTCACCGGGGCCGACACCGGCGACCTGATGCGGGCAGGCGCCTGCTATGTGCCGCCCGACCGCAAGAACGAGGGGCTTCAGTTGGCCTTCAGCACGCGCGAAAACCTCGCGCAGGGGGAGTTGGCCGGCGCCGAAAGCCGCTTCGGCCTGCTGCCCTGGCGGCGCATCCGCAGGCGCTGCGAGGCGACCGCCGAGCGGGTCGAGCTGCCGGTCTCCTACCGCGGCCGTGCCGTGGCCCAGCTGTCGGGCGGGAACCAGCAGAAGGCGCTGTTCGGCCGGGCGCTGGGCCGCGACTACGATCTCTACATCCTCGACGAACCGACCGTCGGCGTCGACATGGGCGCGCGCGCCGCCATCTACCGGCTGATCCGCGAGCTGGCGGAGGCCGGCAAGGCGGTGGTGGTGATCTCCTCCGATCTGCCGGAGGTCATGAACCTCGCCCATCGCCTGCTGGTCTTCGCCCATGGCCGCATCGCCGCCGAGCTGGAAGGCGACGCCATCACCGAGGCGGCCATCCTCGCCCATTTCTTCGATCCGGTTCCTTCCGCCTCCACTCCCGCCTTCACCCTCGACGAAGCGAGACTGCCCGCATGA
- the torT gene encoding TMAO reductase system periplasmic protein TorT produces MNALARALVAGTVLGCSLAATLPASAAEWFPYPAVEVTPAFSTDGKPKDISYSPLPKAAKAAKAWDICVSFPHMKDAYWLGVDYGVVEEARRLGVKANIVEAGGYTELNKQISQIEDCVARGANAVVIGAISFDGLNNLVAELAKKNIPVIDVINGISSPALTAKSLVSFHTMGAEAGRYLAAKHPAGSPPVKVGWFPGPAGAGWVEAANKGFQEAVAGSAVQVLEPRYGDTGKEAQLRLVEDVLQATPDVTYIAGTAVTAEAAQGLLRERGLTDKIGLIAFYMTPGVYQGIKRGFIQAAPADSMVIQGRIAIDQAVRALEKRDLVRHVGPKIFVVDKTNVGTVPRDSILPPDNFSPIFGVK; encoded by the coding sequence ATGAACGCCCTTGCTCGCGCTCTCGTCGCCGGTACCGTTCTTGGATGCAGCCTCGCCGCCACCCTGCCGGCCTCCGCCGCCGAGTGGTTTCCCTATCCGGCGGTGGAGGTGACGCCCGCCTTCTCCACCGATGGCAAGCCGAAGGACATCTCCTACAGCCCGCTGCCCAAGGCGGCCAAGGCGGCCAAGGCATGGGACATCTGCGTGTCCTTCCCGCACATGAAGGACGCCTACTGGCTGGGCGTCGATTACGGCGTGGTCGAAGAGGCCAGGCGGCTGGGCGTGAAGGCCAACATCGTCGAGGCCGGCGGCTACACCGAACTGAACAAGCAGATCAGCCAGATCGAGGATTGCGTCGCCCGCGGGGCCAACGCCGTGGTGATCGGCGCCATCTCCTTCGACGGGCTCAACAATCTGGTCGCCGAACTGGCGAAGAAGAACATCCCGGTGATCGACGTCATCAACGGCATCTCCTCGCCGGCACTGACCGCCAAGTCGCTGGTGTCCTTCCACACCATGGGCGCCGAGGCCGGCCGCTACCTCGCGGCCAAGCACCCGGCCGGCAGCCCGCCGGTGAAGGTCGGCTGGTTCCCCGGCCCGGCCGGTGCCGGCTGGGTCGAAGCCGCCAACAAGGGATTCCAGGAGGCGGTCGCCGGATCGGCGGTGCAGGTGCTGGAGCCGCGCTACGGCGACACCGGAAAGGAGGCGCAGCTGCGGCTGGTGGAGGACGTGCTGCAGGCCACGCCCGACGTCACATACATCGCCGGCACCGCCGTGACCGCCGAGGCGGCCCAGGGCCTGCTGCGCGAACGCGGGTTGACCGACAAGATCGGCCTGATCGCCTTCTACATGACCCCCGGAGTCTACCAGGGCATCAAGCGCGGCTTCATCCAGGCGGCCCCGGCCGATTCCATGGTCATCCAGGGCCGGATCGCGATCGACCAGGCGGTGCGCGCGCTGGAAAAGCGGGATCTGGTCCGCCATGTCGGCCCGAAGATCTTCGTCGTCGACAAGACCAACGTCGGCACCGTGCCCCGCGACAGCATCCTGCCGCCCGACAATTTCAGCCCGATCTTCGGCGTGAAGTGA
- a CDS encoding biotin-dependent carboxyltransferase family protein has translation MAFKVLNPGLLTTVQDLGRPGYFHLGIPMSGAMDRYALRAANLLVGNPEGAAALEAVFMGPQLEFEVDATVAVAGADLPARVDGEPHPAWTAFPVRAGQVLSFDYLKGGARAYIAISGGIDTPPALGSRSTYIIGALGGYHGRALAAGDMVPLGTPRAVQHGMEVPEALRRTVGKSAELRVLPGLYWRLITEEAGRNFFEDSWKVAPEADRMGYRFRGGRPFSFEPRDQPFGAGSNPSNIVDACYPYGSIQVPGGTEPIVLHRDAVSGGGYFTLGAVVSADMDLIGQMQPHTGVRFVKVDMEQALAARACEAQRLARLREALA, from the coding sequence ATGGCGTTTAAGGTTCTCAACCCCGGCCTGCTGACGACGGTCCAGGATCTCGGCCGGCCCGGCTATTTCCATCTCGGCATCCCGATGTCGGGGGCGATGGACCGCTACGCGCTGCGCGCCGCCAACCTGCTGGTCGGCAACCCCGAAGGCGCCGCCGCCCTGGAGGCGGTCTTCATGGGCCCGCAGCTCGAGTTCGAGGTGGACGCGACCGTCGCCGTCGCCGGCGCCGACCTGCCGGCACGGGTCGACGGCGAACCGCACCCGGCATGGACGGCCTTCCCGGTCCGCGCCGGACAGGTGCTGTCCTTCGACTATCTGAAGGGCGGCGCCCGCGCCTACATCGCGATCTCCGGCGGCATCGACACGCCGCCGGCACTGGGCAGTCGCTCCACCTACATCATCGGCGCGCTGGGCGGCTATCACGGCCGGGCGCTGGCGGCCGGCGATATGGTGCCGCTGGGGACGCCGCGCGCCGTCCAGCATGGGATGGAGGTGCCCGAGGCGCTGCGCCGCACGGTCGGCAAGAGCGCCGAGCTGCGCGTGCTGCCCGGCCTGTACTGGCGCCTCATCACCGAGGAGGCCGGGCGCAACTTCTTCGAGGACAGCTGGAAGGTGGCGCCGGAGGCCGACCGCATGGGCTACCGCTTCCGCGGCGGCCGCCCCTTCAGCTTCGAGCCACGCGACCAGCCCTTCGGCGCCGGCTCCAACCCCTCCAACATCGTCGACGCCTGCTATCCCTACGGGTCGATCCAGGTACCCGGCGGCACCGAACCGATCGTGCTGCATCGCGACGCCGTGTCGGGCGGCGGCTATTTCACGCTGGGCGCGGTGGTTTCCGCCGACATGGACCTGATCGGCCAGATGCAGCCCCACACCGGCGTCCGCTTCGTCAAGGTCGACATGGAACAGGCGCTGGCCGCCCGCGCCTGCGAGGCGCAGCGGCTCGCCCGCCTGCGCGAAGCCCTGGCCTGA
- a CDS encoding 5-oxoprolinase subunit B family protein — MQTRYSYGGDEHIFVEMDEEMSLEAFFKSMSITNAVRAARIEGITEICPANGSFQIKFDPDRIAPDALMGALQALEQAAEQADKRLETRIIEVPVFYRDPWTTETLRRFRERHQDPQSTDLDYAARMNGYDTVEQFIHAHHAAPWFVSMVGFVAGLPFLYQLVERSRQIQVPKYLRPRTDTPKHTIGHGGCFGCVYSVRGAGGYQMFGITPMPIYDPTQKVSYLREFMVFFRPGDIVKWKPIDREEYDAITADVAANRYEPRIRKVTFDLDGFNADIDGTNQRLMETLHGV, encoded by the coding sequence ATGCAGACCCGCTATTCCTACGGTGGCGACGAGCACATCTTCGTCGAGATGGACGAGGAGATGTCGCTCGAAGCCTTCTTCAAGAGCATGTCGATCACCAATGCGGTCCGCGCCGCGCGGATCGAGGGAATCACCGAGATCTGCCCGGCCAACGGCAGCTTCCAGATCAAGTTCGATCCCGACCGCATCGCGCCCGATGCCCTGATGGGCGCGTTGCAAGCGCTCGAACAGGCGGCGGAGCAGGCTGACAAGCGGCTGGAGACCCGCATCATCGAAGTCCCGGTCTTCTACCGCGATCCCTGGACCACCGAGACGCTGAGGCGCTTCCGCGAGCGGCACCAGGATCCCCAGAGCACGGATCTGGACTATGCGGCGCGGATGAACGGCTACGACACGGTGGAGCAGTTCATCCACGCCCACCATGCCGCCCCCTGGTTCGTCTCGATGGTTGGGTTCGTCGCCGGCCTGCCCTTCCTCTACCAGCTGGTCGAACGGTCGCGGCAGATCCAGGTGCCGAAATACCTGCGCCCGCGCACCGACACGCCCAAGCACACCATCGGCCATGGCGGCTGCTTCGGCTGCGTCTATTCCGTGCGCGGGGCCGGCGGCTACCAGATGTTCGGCATCACGCCGATGCCGATCTACGACCCGACCCAGAAGGTCTCCTATCTGCGCGAGTTCATGGTGTTTTTCCGGCCGGGCGACATCGTGAAATGGAAGCCGATCGACCGCGAGGAGTACGACGCCATCACCGCCGACGTCGCGGCCAACCGCTATGAGCCGCGCATCCGCAAGGTCACCTTCGACCTCGACGGCTTCAACGCGGACATCGACGGCACCAACCAGCGGCTGATGGAGACCCTCCATGGCGTTTAA
- a CDS encoding acetyl-CoA carboxylase biotin carboxylase subunit: MTIRRLFIANRGEIAVRIIRAARSLGIETVQAYSEADRDMLAVRLADGAVCVGRPAARHSYLNAAGLVAAAREAGCDAIHPGYGFLAENAEFAEMVEAFGLVFVGPKADTIRRMGDKAAARTAAIAAGVPVVPGSQGRVADVEAALAAAEDIGYPVMIKAAAGGGGRGIRIAETPDELRRLAPQAQSEAQAAFGDGGLYLERIIDNARHIEVQILGDGTRAVHCFERECSLQRRRQKVWEEAPAACLDEATRARLCASAVDLAESVGYRGAGTLEYLYDETTGAFYFIEMNTRIQVEHPVTEMITGIDLVAAMIRIAGGEPLPVTQDRVMRTGHAIEVRINAEDPAAGFMPDPGTIERLAVPQDPAVRFDGMIYEGYTVPPFYDSLLGKLIVHGATRAEAIDRLAAALEGFAVTGVKTTIPLHKALAADPDVRAGKAHTRFLEGWLAGNPAFTPPKAAQ; this comes from the coding sequence ATGACGATCCGTCGCCTGTTCATCGCCAACCGCGGCGAGATCGCGGTGCGGATCATCCGCGCCGCCAGAAGCCTGGGGATCGAAACGGTCCAGGCCTATTCCGAAGCCGACCGCGACATGCTGGCGGTCCGGCTTGCCGATGGAGCGGTCTGCGTCGGCCGTCCGGCCGCCCGCCACTCCTACCTCAACGCCGCCGGGCTGGTCGCCGCGGCGCGGGAAGCCGGCTGCGACGCCATCCATCCCGGCTATGGTTTCCTGGCCGAGAACGCCGAGTTCGCCGAGATGGTGGAAGCGTTCGGGCTGGTCTTCGTCGGGCCGAAGGCAGACACCATCCGCCGCATGGGCGACAAGGCCGCCGCCCGCACCGCCGCCATCGCAGCCGGCGTGCCGGTGGTGCCCGGCTCGCAGGGGCGTGTCGCCGATGTCGAGGCGGCGCTCGCCGCCGCGGAGGACATCGGCTATCCGGTGATGATCAAGGCGGCGGCCGGCGGCGGCGGGCGCGGCATCCGCATCGCCGAGACGCCGGACGAGCTGCGCCGCCTCGCCCCGCAGGCGCAGTCGGAGGCCCAGGCCGCCTTCGGCGACGGCGGGCTCTATCTGGAGCGGATCATCGACAATGCCCGCCACATCGAGGTGCAGATCCTCGGCGACGGCACGCGGGCGGTGCATTGCTTCGAGCGCGAATGCTCGCTCCAGCGCCGTCGCCAGAAGGTGTGGGAGGAGGCGCCGGCCGCCTGCCTCGACGAGGCCACCCGGGCGCGGCTGTGCGCCTCGGCCGTCGATCTGGCCGAAAGCGTCGGCTACCGCGGCGCCGGCACGCTGGAATATCTCTATGACGAGACGACCGGCGCCTTCTACTTCATCGAGATGAACACCCGCATCCAGGTCGAGCATCCGGTGACGGAGATGATCACCGGCATCGATCTGGTGGCGGCGATGATCCGCATCGCCGGCGGCGAGCCGCTGCCCGTCACCCAGGATCGGGTGATGCGGACCGGCCACGCCATCGAAGTGCGCATCAATGCCGAGGATCCGGCAGCCGGCTTCATGCCCGATCCCGGCACCATCGAAAGGCTGGCCGTGCCGCAGGACCCGGCGGTGCGCTTCGACGGCATGATCTACGAGGGCTACACGGTTCCACCCTTCTACGATTCGCTGCTCGGCAAGCTGATCGTCCATGGCGCGACCCGTGCCGAGGCCATCGACCGCCTCGCCGCGGCGCTGGAAGGCTTCGCCGTCACCGGCGTCAAGACCACCATCCCGCTGCACAAGGCGCTTGCCGCCGATCCGGATGTCCGGGCGGGCAAGGCGCACACCCGGTTCCTGGAAGGCTGGCTGGCCGGGAACCCCGCATTCACTCCCCCGAAGGCCGCGCAATAG
- a CDS encoding acetyl-CoA carboxylase, producing the protein MPEIRSPLPGSFYRRPAPDQPPFKEVGDRVEPGDVIGLVEVMKSFNEIRADVAGTILSFAVEDEEPVMAGAVLVELEG; encoded by the coding sequence ATGCCCGAGATCCGCTCTCCCTTGCCCGGCTCCTTCTACCGGCGCCCCGCGCCAGACCAGCCGCCCTTCAAGGAGGTCGGCGACCGGGTGGAGCCGGGCGACGTCATCGGCCTGGTCGAGGTCATGAAGAGCTTCAACGAGATCAGGGCCGACGTCGCCGGCACCATCTTGAGTTTCGCGGTGGAGGACGAGGAGCCGGTGATGGCCGGTGCGGTCCTCGTCGAACTGGAAGGCTGA